A single Candidatus Poribacteria bacterium DNA region contains:
- the cyoE gene encoding heme o synthase — protein MISTTETLGVDLSQMSRRMSALVELTKPRLVSMILITTSAGFYIASSQPLNWLQLIHTIVGTGLSAAGVLALNQYLERDLDAQMVRTCHRPLPDQRLQPTTALFFGVLLTVSGLLYMAFSVNALGALVISAIVVTYLFVYTPLKQKTSLCTVAGAFPGALPPVIGWVAARGTLNIEAWVLFAILFLWQLPHSLSIAFIYREEYAQAGFRLLPVIHPDGKSTNRQIVINCLGLLVVALLPTLIGIAGIIYFFAALTLSIIFLGFGINLSISRSTVAAKRLLYASLMYLPLVFLVMALDRLV, from the coding sequence ATGATATCAACAACAGAGACGCTAGGGGTTGACCTATCCCAAATGAGTCGTCGAATGTCGGCTCTTGTTGAACTGACAAAGCCACGGCTCGTTTCGATGATACTGATTACAACATCAGCCGGCTTTTATATTGCCTCCTCGCAACCGCTTAATTGGTTGCAACTAATTCACACCATCGTCGGCACGGGGTTATCAGCAGCGGGCGTATTAGCGCTCAATCAGTACCTTGAACGTGATCTGGACGCCCAGATGGTGAGAACGTGCCACCGCCCGCTGCCGGATCAACGTCTTCAACCGACGACAGCCCTGTTTTTTGGGGTTTTATTGACCGTCAGCGGTTTGCTCTATATGGCATTTTCCGTGAACGCCCTAGGCGCATTGGTCATCTCTGCTATCGTTGTGACGTATCTGTTTGTCTATACCCCACTGAAGCAGAAAACATCGCTCTGTACTGTTGCAGGTGCGTTTCCGGGGGCGTTACCACCTGTTATCGGTTGGGTTGCAGCGCGAGGGACACTCAATATCGAAGCGTGGGTGCTTTTTGCAATTCTGTTCCTTTGGCAACTACCACACTCGCTGTCAATCGCGTTTATCTATCGTGAAGAGTACGCCCAAGCTGGATTCCGTTTGTTGCCGGTTATCCATCCTGACGGCAAGAGCACGAACAGACAGATTGTCATCAACTGTCTTGGACTTCTCGTTGTAGCGCTACTGCCTACGTTAATAGGTATTGCTGGTATCATTTATTTTTTCGCCGCGCTTACGTTGAGCATCATCTTTCTTGGATTTGGCATCAACCTATCTATTTCTCGATCGACCGTAGCAGCAAAACGATTGCTGTACGCCTCATTGATGTATCTGCCGCTTGTGTTTCTGGTCATGGCACTCGACAGATTGGTATAA
- a CDS encoding cytochrome C oxidase subunit IV family protein, producing the protein MEHAHKEHPKYMRIFWILFALTILEVAVAMPFLKAVLGQTATALLLIGMACSKAVYVALYFMHLKFEKRTLMIIALTPFIICVFLVFMLLPDLMDDARHEGAKAESQVVDTSR; encoded by the coding sequence ATGGAACACGCTCATAAAGAACATCCGAAATACATGAGAATATTTTGGATTCTTTTCGCACTCACAATCCTTGAAGTCGCTGTCGCCATGCCTTTTTTGAAGGCGGTTTTGGGGCAGACTGCGACTGCACTCCTGCTAATTGGTATGGCATGTTCTAAAGCGGTTTATGTCGCGCTCTATTTCATGCACCTGAAATTTGAGAAAAGAACCTTGATGATCATTGCGCTGACACCATTTATTATCTGTGTTTTTCTCGTGTTTATGCTGCTTCCGGATCTGATGGACGATGCTCGCCATGAGGGAGCTAAAGCGGAATCTCAGGTCGTTGATACATCTCGCTAA
- a CDS encoding type II toxin-antitoxin system VapC family toxin has protein sequence MNAVFADAGYWIALFNPRDRLHDIATAVSQTIENRSIVTSQLVLMEFLNYYASLGRIFRQRAVEVARSLQQYPNVEVVPLSDEQFEAALTMYAQRQDKTWGLIDCASFLIMQQRRITEALAYDEHFRQAGFIPLLREN, from the coding sequence ATGAATGCCGTATTTGCTGATGCGGGATATTGGATTGCGCTGTTCAATCCTCGCGATCGGTTGCATGACATAGCAACTGCTGTGTCTCAAACTATAGAGAATCGATCCATTGTTACCAGTCAGTTGGTGTTAATGGAATTCCTCAATTACTATGCCTCACTGGGTCGGATATTTCGGCAACGGGCAGTAGAAGTCGCGAGAAGTCTTCAACAATATCCGAACGTTGAAGTTGTCCCTTTGTCTGATGAACAGTTTGAAGCGGCATTGACTATGTATGCTCAGCGGCAAGATAAAACATGGGGGCTCATCGACTGTGCATCATTCCTCATTATGCAACAACGGCGTATTACAGAAGCACTTGCCTATGATGAACATTTCAGGCAAGCAGGTTTCATTCCTTTATTACGCGAGAATTAG
- a CDS encoding heme-copper oxidase subunit III, which produces MFFAGLIGTFLVFRLGSVTWPPPSQADVRLPIGVTGLNTIVLLLSGYTMFQGLRAIRQDRQKELRNWLFATGLLGVIFLVVQGSEWVRLVHHGFTLSSGVYGSVFYVLIGCHALHVLIAVFWLLAVFARAIAGRFSANQYVGVEVCAIYWAFVVVLWPLLYILVYLI; this is translated from the coding sequence ATGTTTTTCGCAGGGTTGATCGGGACATTCCTTGTATTCCGTTTGGGGAGTGTCACTTGGCCCCCCCCATCGCAGGCTGATGTTCGTTTGCCCATTGGTGTGACTGGACTGAATACAATCGTCCTGCTCTTGAGCGGCTATACAATGTTTCAGGGGCTACGAGCCATTCGGCAGGATCGTCAGAAAGAACTCAGAAACTGGCTGTTCGCGACGGGACTTCTTGGTGTAATTTTCCTTGTGGTGCAAGGCTCTGAATGGGTCCGTTTAGTGCATCACGGTTTTACACTTTCATCGGGGGTATACGGCTCAGTCTTCTATGTCCTCATCGGTTGTCATGCTTTGCATGTTCTGATAGCAGTTTTCTGGCTGTTAGCGGTTTTCGCTCGGGCAATAGCCGGCCGGTTTTCTGCGAATCAATACGTTGGAGTTGAAGTTTGTGCAATTTACTGGGCGTTTGTTGTCGTGTTATGGCCCCTTCTTTATATTCTTGTATACTTAATCTAA
- a CDS encoding cytochrome c oxidase subunit 3, with the protein MEETTTLDHSADVYEPSLTPDSLGKLGMWLFLISDAMSFGALLAAYGAVRAGAAEWAPPAEILGINLTAGMTFLLICSSVTMVKALEAIQNGNQSRMCTFLGLTILGGLIFLGLQAYEWTALIKHGLTLTTIPHHGLTGAEISGSVLFGPTFYTITGFHGAHVTGGVIYLIVILIKGLRGTYTAEYNHKVEILGLYWHFVDLIWIMVFTFVYLL; encoded by the coding sequence TTGGAAGAAACTACAACACTCGATCATTCCGCAGATGTCTACGAACCATCCCTCACGCCCGATAGTCTGGGCAAGCTGGGGATGTGGCTCTTTCTTATTAGCGATGCGATGTCCTTTGGTGCGTTGCTCGCTGCCTACGGTGCCGTGCGCGCCGGTGCAGCGGAATGGGCACCCCCAGCCGAAATACTCGGCATTAACCTCACAGCGGGCATGACCTTTCTGTTAATCTGCAGTAGTGTTACGATGGTCAAAGCCCTTGAAGCTATCCAGAACGGTAACCAATCGAGGATGTGTACCTTTCTCGGCTTGACGATTCTGGGTGGACTAATCTTCCTAGGGCTGCAAGCGTATGAATGGACAGCACTAATCAAGCACGGTCTCACCCTCACCACAATTCCTCATCACGGGTTGACTGGTGCTGAGATTTCCGGCTCGGTGCTTTTTGGTCCAACTTTCTACACTATTACAGGTTTCCACGGTGCCCACGTCACCGGCGGGGTCATCTACCTTATCGTTATCTTGATTAAGGGGCTGCGAGGAACATACACAGCCGAATATAACCACAAAGTTGAGATTTTGGGGCTATATTGGCACTTCGTTGACCTAATCTGGATCATGGTCTTTACTTTTGTCTATCTACTGTAA
- a CDS encoding COX15/CtaA family protein: MYRPWLHRLAVLTAVTTFILICMGGLVTSTNSGMAVPDWPTTFGYNMFLYPLSKTVSGFLFSVDPNLQADLDTGNLSVGLRKALEKNEISVSENVIISTEEQGSKWRLADRKNERTYTLIKSGERLDVYVHGVLYEHSHRLIGSIVGFLTIALMVSIWAKDRRKWMKWLGVIALVAVIAQGVMGGLRVTNLSRVLAIIHACFAQAFFALTASLALFTSLSWLQMSAKIEITDAARLKNLSLITLGLIYIQFIFGAVLRHTGNRLDAHLLFAGLVTIHIFLLLRRISKNYPENPALVRLILLLSGLLAVQLTLGIGAYLAEFTAFGEGVPPVAGVIITTAHAAIGALMLVVSVVLTLDVFRFTSRSEPVASRSIVSDEVSA; the protein is encoded by the coding sequence ATGTATCGTCCATGGCTTCATAGACTTGCTGTACTTACCGCTGTAACGACTTTCATCCTGATCTGCATGGGTGGGCTTGTAACTAGCACGAATTCAGGGATGGCTGTCCCCGATTGGCCCACAACATTCGGATACAACATGTTTCTCTATCCGCTCTCTAAAACGGTCAGCGGATTCCTGTTCAGCGTTGATCCAAATCTCCAAGCTGATTTGGATACGGGCAATCTGTCCGTGGGGCTACGGAAGGCACTTGAAAAAAACGAGATTTCCGTATCAGAAAATGTTATAATTTCAACCGAAGAGCAGGGCAGTAAGTGGAGACTCGCAGATCGAAAGAATGAACGAACCTATACGCTGATTAAATCGGGCGAGCGGCTTGATGTATATGTTCATGGCGTGCTGTACGAACATAGCCATCGGTTGATTGGTTCTATCGTTGGTTTTCTGACGATTGCATTGATGGTATCAATCTGGGCGAAAGATAGGCGGAAATGGATGAAATGGCTCGGCGTTATCGCCCTCGTTGCAGTTATTGCTCAGGGGGTGATGGGTGGCCTCCGTGTTACGAATCTCAGTAGGGTTCTGGCTATCATACACGCCTGTTTTGCCCAAGCGTTTTTTGCGTTGACTGCAAGTCTTGCGTTGTTTACTTCGCTCAGTTGGTTGCAAATGTCGGCGAAAATTGAGATTACAGATGCTGCGCGCCTGAAAAATTTGAGTCTCATCACATTGGGACTTATCTATATCCAATTCATCTTTGGTGCCGTGTTGAGGCATACAGGGAATCGACTGGATGCCCACCTGCTTTTCGCGGGCCTAGTAACAATTCACATATTTCTCCTTTTGAGACGAATCTCGAAAAATTATCCGGAAAATCCAGCCCTTGTTCGTCTTATTTTGCTGTTGAGTGGTCTGCTTGCCGTACAATTGACTTTGGGTATCGGGGCATACCTCGCCGAGTTCACCGCTTTTGGCGAAGGCGTGCCTCCTGTTGCCGGTGTAATAATCACAACGGCCCATGCTGCCATTGGTGCTTTAATGTTGGTTGTTTCTGTCGTACTAACACTGGACGTTTTTCGATTCACAAGTAGATCAGAACCTGTTGCAAGTCGAAGTATCGTTTCCGATGAGGTGTCTGCATGA